From the genome of Biomphalaria glabrata chromosome 1, xgBioGlab47.1, whole genome shotgun sequence, one region includes:
- the LOC106065888 gene encoding pituitary tumor-transforming gene 1 protein-interacting protein-like isoform X2 produces the protein MNSSLYVLLGLAVVTAVFALNGSSTSSPQTTRTSTFSTTTSSHISTTLTPEQECSKHNGSCSDCVSNAKCLYCYSNDECMLYPVGKVLPPSSLCSLSNARWGVCWVNFEALIISMGVIGGVIILTITCTCIYCCCCRGNNKQKLEREEAKFESQKMERKAKQDERRAERKGRLDEIRRKYGFQDKK, from the exons ATGAACTCATCACTGTACGTACTACTTGGGCTAGCTGTTGTTACTGCTGTGTTTGCACTAAATGGTAGTTCTACATCAAGCCCACAAACAACCAGGACCTCAACATTCTCAACTACAACAAGCTCTCACATTTCAACTACCCTGACACCAGAGCAAG aaTGTAGCAAGCACAATGGATCTTGCAGTGATTGTGTTTCCAATGCTAAG TGTCTCTACTGCTACAGTAATGATGAATGTATGCTGTACCCAGTTGGAAAAGTTCTGCCCCCTAGCTCTCTCTGCTCCTTGTCCAATGCTAGATGGGGTGTCTGCTGGG tcaATTTTGAGGCTCTGATAATTTCCATGGGAGTAATTGGAGGTGTGATCATTCTGACAATTACCTGCACATGTATCTATTGTTGCTGCTGTCGAGGAAACAACAAACAGAA ATTGGAGCGAGAGGAAGCCAAATTTGAGTCACAAAAAATGGAGAGGAAAGCTAAACAAGATGAGCGTCGAGCAGAGCGAAAAGGTCGCCTTGATGAAATTCGTAGAAAATATg
- the LOC106065888 gene encoding pituitary tumor-transforming gene 1 protein-interacting protein-like isoform X1, which yields MNSSLYVLLGLAVVTAVFALNGSSTSSPQTTRTSTFSTTTSSHISTTLTPEQECSKHNGSCSDCVSNAKCLYCYSNDECMLYPVGKVLPPSSLCSLSNARWGVCWVNFEALIISMGVIGGVIILTITCTCIYCCCCRGNNKQKLEREEAKFESQKMERKAKQDERRAERKGRLDEIRRKYGLVKDEAPYQRFDA from the exons ATGAACTCATCACTGTACGTACTACTTGGGCTAGCTGTTGTTACTGCTGTGTTTGCACTAAATGGTAGTTCTACATCAAGCCCACAAACAACCAGGACCTCAACATTCTCAACTACAACAAGCTCTCACATTTCAACTACCCTGACACCAGAGCAAG aaTGTAGCAAGCACAATGGATCTTGCAGTGATTGTGTTTCCAATGCTAAG TGTCTCTACTGCTACAGTAATGATGAATGTATGCTGTACCCAGTTGGAAAAGTTCTGCCCCCTAGCTCTCTCTGCTCCTTGTCCAATGCTAGATGGGGTGTCTGCTGGG tcaATTTTGAGGCTCTGATAATTTCCATGGGAGTAATTGGAGGTGTGATCATTCTGACAATTACCTGCACATGTATCTATTGTTGCTGCTGTCGAGGAAACAACAAACAGAA ATTGGAGCGAGAGGAAGCCAAATTTGAGTCACAAAAAATGGAGAGGAAAGCTAAACAAGATGAGCGTCGAGCAGAGCGAAAAGGTCGCCTTGATGAAATTCGTAGAAAATATg